From the genome of Bos indicus x Bos taurus breed Angus x Brahman F1 hybrid chromosome 19, Bos_hybrid_MaternalHap_v2.0, whole genome shotgun sequence:
AGCGAGCCGAAGAGGAATCACGAAGGCGGATTTCTGAAGGTGCTAGCGATGCCCCACGGAAGGTCGTCCCAGTGACGAATCAAGGACGCTGGTCCTGGGCTGGACCCGGAAGAGCCCGCACAGCTAAATGTGCCCTTTCCTGATGCTTTGGGACTCGCCTCTCTAAATGGGGTTTGGCTCTTATGAGGCTACCCAAACCCCTCAGAGGTCTGGGCCCAACCCCAGGGCGAGGCTGCACTCTGCATGAGGTGGTGCCATCGAGCACCCAGCAGGGAGGTGGGACCTGAACCTCACCAAGGAGGAAGGGCAGGGCCCAGCGGCCGGGAGATCATGATTTGCTCTAGGAGGCACCGTTCTCCAAAGGACATAACAAGGCGGGTACCTGGGATCTTCTCAGGAAGGGGCTCTGAAGGAACCGCTGGCAGCTCTATCTGTTCCTGCGGGAGACAGAGGGTAAAGGCCGTGAGACACTCCCGCCCCATCCTTGTCCCGGGAAGGACAGCATCCCGTCCACCTGGCTGCTCTCAGCGGAGTTTAGACGGCACGTGACGCCGCAGCATGCACACCCTTGGCTTCTGGCGTTTCTGTCACTCAGATCGGTGGCCACAAAAGGTGGCTGCTCCCAATGACCCGGAGCCTGAGGGGTTCCCCGCCCAGAGTTCTGTTCTGAGTCTGGGCTGAGGGCTTTGCAGCAGGCGCCCAGGCAGGTCAGGGGCCACGGTGGTGCCCCAGCTTGGTGTGGTGGTGCCCGGGTTGGTTCCTGGGTACGGAACCACAGAGCACGGGTCTGCCTCTCGGGGCTTGGGAGGTGAGTCAGTGGGCAGGTGCACGTGGGGCCCCTCAGGCGGCGAGCAACAGCGCTCAGGACCTGCTTTCCTGTGGCCAATGGCCAGCGGGGTGGCAGGCTGGTGGGCACGGCGTGAATATGGCTCGCTGAGGCAGAGGCCCCCAGAGATGGAGACGTCCTCTGAGGAAGCAGACTCAGGGTCTGAAGAGACGGCTGACCAGTTAGAGGGCTCCAGGCCGACACGTGGCAGTGACAGCGAGAGACCCACCACAAGAGGGAAAGAGCACCCGTTTGATCTAAACCCCACCACTGCCCACTGGAGAGAAAGGGGCCGAGGGAGCTAGGCGAGCCAGCCTTTCGCCTGTGCACCGGGCTCACTCTCAGACTTGCCACAACTGGTGGGCAACCTGCAAAACGTTCTTTCCAGGCCAGTCCCGCCCTGTGGCCAGCCAGGCGACGGGGAGAAGGGGCTTCGGCTTAGAACAAATGCCAACTGTCTTAAGGAATAAGTAAAACCAGCTGTAAAACCAGGGCTGTGGGCTCAAGAGAAACTCAAGGCAGGTGCTTGCGGAGGCCAGTGAGCAGAGGCCTCCTGGAGGCCCCTCCACCGGAGCCTGCGTCAGTCCCGGCGCTCCTGTTACCTGAGTGATGGCGTCCAGCTCCTCCAGGATGGCATCTTCATCCTCCTGAGTGAAGCTTCCTGCCAACAGCTCATCTATTTGCTGCAAAAGGAGGAGCAAAGGTGAAGAACATGgctgggccaggggtgggggtcgAGGTGCCCCCTCACGGAGGAAGGAGACAGCCCCGGCCCAAGGCTGCTCTCCCTTGAACGAAGGCAGGCAGCCCCGTGTGGCGTGGGAAGGCCTGGCCCTCACGGGCAGGGCTGGCCGCTGGCCACCACACTCCCTGGCTGCCAGACAGCGGCCCCGACATGGCAACACGTACCCGCTGGTAGTCCACGGCCTCCTGCGTCTCGTCCAGTATCCGCTCCACCTCCTCTATGGACATCACCTGATTGGTTACAAGTTTTTGAGTCTTGTCAGTGAAGCATGTGACAGAACCCCCTTCGTGAAGcccacctgcattggcagctcaCACAGCCTTGCCCCTCTGTTCTTGTTTAAAGGAAGCCACGCCAAGTGGGATATGGTTATTTATGTCCATAAGTAACAGCTTTGGTTATTTATGTCCCCGGTAGGGCCTGTCTACACAGGCATGGAGCTGTTAGACCAGTCTTTTCAGAAGCCTCAGCTGACCTTCTCAGACCCCTACTGGCCCTTCTCAGTGGACCTTCTGGCACCCAGATCAACCCTAGCAGTAGTAACAAATATAAAGTTTTCTCTGGCCACATGACTTGATTTGTTTTGGGTTCAAAGCAACACCTTTGCTTGACTGGTCCCCACACTGGACATTCAGAAAGGCAACGTAACCTCAGCTCTCTGCCCAGCCCCACCTACCATCCACTCATCGGGAACGAGATGAGGTGAGGCTGGGGCGTGGCCTCTCTGCACCTCACTTCTCCTTTCACCATCCACCTCTGTGCTGCTTCCTGAGACAGGGCTCTGttcacctcctccagggagtcctcTGATTAGTTCACCACACCCCTCCCCGACTCTGAAGAGGCTATCCCTCTGGTCACGCTTAGAATCTCTGGATCCAAGTTGTAGCTGGAGTCCCTATTCTCGGGTCAATATTCCTGAGCTTGTCTGTCTTACTAAATGGTCAGCCTCTCCTCGTAATGACTGACTTTCCCTCGTGCCCAACGGCCTGGGTGCAGCTGTGGCCTCAGGGACAAGCCCCCTCCTTGGTCCACTAGGctccccctcctctctgcccccagcCTGCCAAGACTTACCTGGTGCATCTTATTCAGACACTCATTTCCAATCTTCAGCCCCTCGATCACTTTCATTTCAATCTGGGTGAACTCAATACTCTGGACCTGAGGAGGAGACCTGTGTAGTCAGAGGCCCGCCTTCTCTGCCGCCTCACGCAGACCCACGATGGGAGTTAGGACCACACTGTCCCCAAGACTGACGTTCTCTGGCCTcctcttccctgtcctttcctgGTGCCCTGACCACCAGCTGGGCGGGACTGAGAGGGCCTGGGAAGAATCTCTTATCAGACTGCTTATAACAGCAAAACTGTTAGTAAATGAGCACAACCCGAGCGCTGCGCCCTGAACCCAGGTTGCCTGGGAGCCTCCTGCAGATCTTAACACCTCTTCAGTCACTGGGGCAGAACCGGCCCCCTATCCCCACCACCCAGAAGCGGCCTAGCCCCCCAACCACAATCCTGCAGCAGCCAAACTGCCCCAGACCCTTAAGAATATCAGGCTCCCAGTAAAGCTTCTCCTTTGCCTCCAGGCCTGACCCATTCCATAGCCTCTGGCTGAGGGTCCAGGAAAGGAAAATGGTGGGTTTCAGTTCTCTGAGGGGCCTCTGGCCTGCATTGCCCAAACCCGACCCCCACTAGGCCTACCATGGTCTCCAGGCTGGTGATCTGGTTTTCTGTCTTGTCCAGGAGCTGCTCCCGGTATCGCTTCTTCTTGAGCAGCAGCTTGGCCCGTCTGCAAAGGGGACCCAGCAGTCACAGCCTTTGGATGTCCTGGCCCAGCACCGACCAGCCTCCCCGGCCTACCCCACGCCCTGCTCTAGGCTGACGGGGGATGGCTTCCTTCCCCCGCACACTGGCCCCACCCCACTCACTCCTTCCTGCCGTCACGCAGGAGCTGCCGGGCGATCTCCCGCTCCCGCTCCAGCTGCTGGGTGATCCTCTTCTGGTACTGCTTCAGCTTGTCCCGCTGCTGCTTCAGTTGCTGTTGGGAGAGCAGGCCTTGTGTTGGCACGGGCCCACGCAGCGCTAGACACTCGGTGGGCTACCTAGTGCCCAGGAGAGCAGGCACAGAGACTGCCAGGGACACCGTAGGGCCCCCCACAGGCCAGGCTGCCCCAGCTGCCACCCATGGAAGCGCATCCTCTGAAACAGAGCTCTCCATGGGGACCAGTTTGCCCTCCAGGGCACGTGGTGCACTCCCTGGAGACATTCCTGGCTGGCCCACTGGGGATGCCACTGGCATCTAGGGGGTGGAGGCCCAGGATGAGGCTGGATATCCTACAAGCCCCCAGGATCCCCCCAACCCCAGACAGCAAGGAGTGTAAGCACTGGTCAGGGAGTGTGGCCACCACCTCCAAGGTGCAGGGACGACACAAAATCATTGGTGAGGGCCACCTGAGTGCCACCAGCCCAGTCCAGCAGTAGCTGGAGACGGGGCCTTCCCTTCCAGCTTCACCCACCCTGGGGATGTCAGCCATATGCCGTCAGCTCCACTACACGTGGGTGGACAACAGACAGCGCATTGAGGCAATGGGTTCACATGACTCCCGAAGCACCGGGCACCCTGGAGTCCTGTCCCAAAAAGGACGCAGGGCCATTTACATGCCTTAGCCTCTCCTTCCCTGTTTCAGGTCATTTACGTTTCTTCCAAATTCTGTCATTTCAGGTGACGGTGACGGTGAGCACCTGCAAGCGTGTGGCCCTTCTCCGACGGAAGATGACGTCTTCAGGGTCGGTTACCAGGAGTGAGTTAAGTGAGTCAAGGGTGTGCACATCTTTTGGACTCAACATGGTGAGAAATTAGCCTCCGGCATGGACATGGTCTAAAGCGGCCGCTCCATAGCTCCCTTCTTAGAGGCCGTCTGTCCCAGTGCACTCTGTGGTTGGTGGCTCAGGGCAGCCACATGTCCTGTCCACGCTGACATGAGAGATGTCCGCTGACAATGAGACATCACCCCATAGCCAGCCTACCAGCCGGGCTCAACTCTGACTTGCTTCTCTTCCATAGGGGCTGAGCACCCACTCTGCAGGCGGCGGACAAAGTGTCAGGCAAGAGCCAGAGGGAGGCAGGTGTGGCCAGGCCGCCCCTTTGTAAAACAAGAAGTCTCAGCAGAAGGTCCCGGGGCAGCTCAAGGTTCCTCAGCTCAGCTTTTCATCCTCAGAAAACGTCAGGCAATAGTTTGTTCTGTGGTGTGCCAACTGAGTTGTTCCTGTCACGACCCCACCGATGTGTATCCTTGGCAACAGAAAGGAGAGCTTCCGGGGCTTCCTGCTCAGCCAGAGGCCCAGAAGCCCAGGATGGAGGCCAGCACACGTTGGGGACCGGACCGCAACCACAATAAAAACCCAACGACAGCTGATCTTCTCCAGTGACAAACACACCTCTTTTTCAAGGGGAACTTCAGTTAAAAGGTTTTATAACTTCTGGTTTCAGAAACCACAGTAAAACCacgcccccccccaaaaaaaaacaacctgccACTTGAGTTAGTTTCTTTCTTAGTACCAAAAAGTATGTACTTCCTGCAGAACATTAGAAAAGAAAGCGAAGGTAGATTCCACTCACATTCTAggctctctctccttcctgacacacttttcttaaaaaaatgggtTATTCTCAACACGTCGTTTCACTTAACATACCACACGATTCTTTCCCTAGAAACTAACTTTCATATCAGTGCTCTCCAGAAAAAGACGCTGGAATCCACAGGTAGAAACAGAAACATCACCATCATCTGAAACTTTCGAGGGCCATGAGTGGCCTGGAGACAAGGGCAGCCCACAAGCTCGGGGCCAATGGCTCGTTCCTCAGGGGCCGCACAGATTCTAAGTTTGACAAGGACTGGGACAGGTGTTGAGTCCAGCCTGAGTCCTAAGCACACAGAACACGACCGTCCCACAATGAGCGCGTTTGCTTAGATCCCCAGTTCTGGGAGCAGCAATGAGGCCCCACTGCCAGATCATCCCCTCCCCACGACCTCCCACCTGAGTCGGCCACGCAGGCTCCGAGCCCGCACCGggccggggctggggctggagttTAGAACCCCCACCCGCAGGCGCGGACTCGCCCACGGACAAGGTACAACCACGAGACAGTACAACGAGGGCCCCGCCTCCCGAAGCACAGCTCAGCCACACCCGGACCACCTACACCCGCAGCGACAGGATTCGCTCAGACTCGCTGGGAACCGGGCCCGGACATGCTCCCCAAGGGGAGCCCACTGCGCATCGCCCCAGACGGGCTCCGAGGCTGCAGCCCGGGCGTGAGGCTGGGCGGCCAGAGGGACTGGACCCTTTGGAGAAGCGGAGCGCAGCCTGCCGCCGCCCAGCCTCGGTTTCCCCGTACGGTCCGGGGGAATCCGGCCCGCGCCCACCCGCCTGCAGGGCCCGGCATCTCACCAGGATCGCCTTGTCCTGCTCCGTGACCCGGCTCTGTTTCTTACGGCCGAACAGGTTGCCCATGGCGGCCGGCCCGGCCCGTGCCCCGCCGCCCTGCCCGGTCGGACCCGTGCCCCGTGCCACACGGCCACCGTAGTCCGGGCCCAACCCACCCCGCTACGGCGGCCGCGCGGGACCTGGCGCCGCAGAACGCGGAACACGGCCGTCTGCGGACGGAAGCCCCGCCCAGATAAGGGGCTGGACCTGCAGTGGGCGGGGCTCAGGGACCCTGGCTTGTGCGGTTCAGGTGCATTTCCAGAAGGCCCCACCTGCTTGGTCTTCAAGACTAGAAGTTCCATCTCCCACTACGGTGGGAACCCTGCAGGGTGACCGCGTGGACCGTCTCCCAGGTCAGAGATCTTGTTCACAAATCACTGCCCCGCCGGCTCGGATGCACAAAATGCTGCATTTAGTGATGTTACAACCCTGATCTCTAGTGTCCACTGAACTGCCAACGAGGCAGCGTGCCCCACCGGTTCTGTCGTCCGGGCAGGTGGCCAGTCCCCAGGGGAGCCCATCTTCTGGTTCCGTGGTCCCGGAAGAAGCCTCCATGGGGCATCAGGGATATAGGTTGGGGTGCCACCCACACCTCCAGCCCTGGCTTCCACTCGTGTGTCTTGGCTGGCATGAGGGGTCACAGTACTCAGCCCGGTTTGGTCGCCCAGGCTGAGCCCGCAGCCAAGTCTGCATGGGCCCCACCAACTTTCTAGCAGTCCTGGGCAGGTGGGGTCATAAGATGAGGTGTCCCATGGCACATACCCAGCGCTCACCCCTTTCTGTGAAATGAACTCCTTGATCAGAAGCCGAGTTGCATGGACACCACTAATGGCTTCCAAGTCCACAACAGTGCAGCTGGCAGAAGCCTCCTAGAGTGGGCGGAGACAAATCCATATCCAGAGTATCTATTCCAGCAGCAGTCCGTGGAGAGGGCTGTGTGGGGAGGAGTCAGCATCCCTTGCTCTCTGGATAGATGCGCCTTCTTGTCAGGGGAGTTCTTATCCCCCATCAGCTGGGCCATTCAGCTGGCGTCCCACAGAGCAGAGATGAGCCTTCCCTGCTGACTCTGCCTAAGTGCGGAGCCGGGGCAGGGGGAGGTTGTTAGGCAGCAGCAGTACCTGGCACAATGGTTCAGGCACTGGGGGGGAGGTTTGCCAGGCATACTACATAGACCCCTTCATGAGGAACCCATTCTCCCTTCTGTTCAGTCCTGGAACTGGGTGAGAGGTCATGATTCTCCTCTAAGGTCCTTCCCATCAGATCTCTATCTCCCAGATCTGGCTCGTTTCTTAATGATCCATTGAAGCTTTCTGAGACTGTCCAGCTTCTGCAGTTGGCCAGTGTCAAGGGCTCTCTGGAACCGTGCATTGTGACTACTGCATGGGTTTGCTGCCTTTTCCAGTGACCTGCCTATGCGAACTCTGAGCCTTGCGCCTCCTGGTTCTCAGGAGAAATCAGGGCCCCTGTTTTGACGGCAGCGCTTCTACTGTCTTCCCTGGCCTGCAGACTTTGGAGGACTTTTCAAGAGCCTGAGGTCCTCACTAAGGAATTTCTTGGGGCCTCTGTCCAGTGCCTGTGCCTTGAGGACACAAGGAGCTCAGTGAGTGAGTTGCACCTGATGAATTCATGTCAAGTCCTTATCTGTCCCAGCCCTTGGAGTCCTTCGTCTGTATTGTGCCAAGGGAGTCCTGGTATCTCAGCTAGGCCATACTAAGTCCAAGTACAGATGAAAGCTACAGTGCGGCCCAGAGTCTCAGGCACTCATACCCTGTCCAGCTCGCCCAGTGTTGGCTGCCATGCGCACCTGTGAGGTCTCCCCAAGACTCCAGTGTGAGTCAGCAATTTCTTGGAATTCTTGGGATGTGCCCCCACCTTCCCTGGAGTCAGCTGGGCTCTCACTGCAGTTATGGATCTGGAGGCAACATGGGGTTACTGGGTGGGGTCTTGAGGAGAATCAGTCTCCTCTCAGCAGGTCTCCCCCTACCTGCTTGGGGTGGGGTCTTCATGAGCAGGGGGTGGGAAGGACACTTCAGATGGGGAGCAGGGTCGCTTCTGCTGGCAGGCAAGGCTTGATGTGATTATGAGGGGGTCAAGATCAGCCCACTCAACTCTCTCCATCTGACTCTTTCACACTGACCTGGTGAGGCTGAGAATTCAATTTATGTTGTAAGCCCTACAACCCGCAGAATAGAACTGGGGGAATAATATCCAGACACAACAGTCCTGCTACAAgaaataagattttcttttatagtaGTCCTACACATTTTCTGCTTTTCGGACTCTATCTTGAACTGAGAATTTAAAGCCCCTtgcttgtcattttttaaaatgaaatcttccCAGTGTGGTCAGAAATCACTCGCATGCCCCATAGCCCTGATTTCCCCCAGGACGGTGCTTTGCAGCTGCTTGGACTCCCAGAATCTGGCTTTCAGGAAGTGCTTCCTTCCAGGTCATCGCATAAAAGTGTGTGGCGACAGCAGGCCTCCACTACCTGTGTCCTATTTGCCACAGGCTGTGGTAGTCTGCTCTGGCTGCCGTGACAAATTACCACAGGCTGGGCCTCTTAGGCAACAGAAATGCATTGTCTCACGGTCTGCAGGCTGGAAGTCTGAGTTCAAGATGTCACAGGGATGGCTCCATCTGAGGCTGTGAGGGAGAATCTCCAACTTTCTGTTGGTTGTCGGCAAGCCGTAGCATGGAGAAGCATCACTGGACTTTTCCTCCATCTTCACGTAGCCTCCGTGTGTGCCCATCTGTGTCCAAGTTTCCCCTTTATGAGGACACCAGTCTTGTTGGATCAGGACTGACATGAATGACCTCAATTAATGTGTTCACCTCTGTAGAGACCCTCTCTCCAAATCAGGGCATAGTCTGAGGTGTTTGGGATTAGGACTGCAACATCtgaattttagggggacacaCAGGTCAGTCCATGACGTAATAATGAGATCATCACTGCATACAATCAAGTTTGGGTCTCTGTCTTCCACGGTCTCTCTCCGGGACTGACTTCTGGCCCTAACTATGCATCATGGGAACCTCTGTAAATAGGCACCTCTCTGGGCGTTTCAAGCAGGAAGACGTCTATTACAGAGAATCAGTGATTCAAAGTCAGGGTAGCAGGAAAGAAGGCCAGGGGTCCCGTCACTGGGTCTTGGGGAAGAGGGAGCTTTCTTAGACTTGAAAAGAAACTCAGGGCCCAgtgacaccccaccccacccccattctgcCTCATAACTACCAAAGCCCAGTCAGCCGTCCCTGCACCTCTGCCACCATCCACAGCTTGGAACACTTCCTACCGGAGGAAACTAACCTGGGAGCCCGATGGGAGGACCTCTAGGGAAGGTGACAATGGGGTAGCCCTTACCTGACGCGCAGACCCAGGGAGCAGGTAGCGTGCAAGTGCAGCCTTGTGGGCTGGCCTGCCGTGTGTGCACAGGCGTCAACAGGGTCTTGCAGGCCTGCGGATGGCGGCCCAAGGAGCACGTGGCAGGAACCTCCACCAACTCCGACGGCCATGAACGATTAGCGCAGGAAGCCATCCGGGACCCCTTGCCCCTCGTCGCTCTGCGGCTCACATTCGCCATCCACCTCCTCTAACCACCGTCTCCAACCACCCGCTCCCTCCAACTTTTAGGCCTACCGATCAGTCTCCGCTGGGTGCCCACCTTCCCAGACTGCCAAGCGTCACTCCCAGATAAGGGCTCTGATTGGTTCCCTACAAGCCAATCAACTGTGGCCTTGCTGGTGTCATATCCTCGCCGGAGCCAATCCGCAGAGGGGAGGGTGGGCGCTCGCGGGCAGAGTGGAGGGAATTTCCTCTAAAACAGGCACTTTTTGAGGCCACTAAACACCAGGGTTCTGGGATAAAGCTTCACATGAGAACAAGAGTCATTCTGATGCCTGGTCGGTCCAGGACACATGGGGAGGATGAACTAGGGGGCTGGCCAGCGGTACACGTGCAGCATGTTGAGAGCTGTCAGGGTCGTGGTCAAGGGTCCCTAGGGTTAGGGGTCCTGGGGGGTCAGACTATGGAGGCGGTGACAGAGCAGCAGAGAACACGGGATTAGCCAAGGAATCTTCTGGAAGAAGTCAGAAGGATTCAGGCCAAGTCCCAGGCGTTGGGTGTGAGCCCAGGAAATAGTACTGAAGACACAGATGAGGTGTTGGTAGGACCAGCTTCATGGACGCTACGTGGGCACAGAAGATGAGGCATCCCAGGTCAGTGCCGGTAGAAGCCCCTAGGCGTGTGTCCTGGGACGGGGGACGTCCTGGGGAAGGCGGGAAGTCAGAGGGGCTGCATGGAGGGCTGAGGAGAAAGTGCTTGCCTGCTGGTAACCCTTGGGGGACCCATGAGTGGGGACGCTGGGTCGCGGCGGGTCAGAGGTTGAGACGGCTCTTGAGGGCTTGAGAGCAGATAAGACGCGGGGCCAAGGAGAGGGGTGCAGGGCCGCGGAGGCGTCCACCCTTCTTGGAAGCCTAGCGCCTGACCCTCAGCCAAGCTGCGTCCGGGTAAGAGCGAGCCCCGCGGCGGCCACGCGGTGGCGCTGCAGGACAACCTGGAAGCCGTAGGACACCTGGGCCAGGAATGTGGGCTGGCTCCCCAGGAGGTGGCGGCACCGGTACCTGTCCTCAAGCACTCCACATCCCAGCACTGGACACTTAGGCACCCCCACACCTAGAACCCTGCGCTTTGCACCCCACACCGGGTACTTGCTCCCAGACACAAGCCCCTTGTACCCCAGCACCTGTCACCCCACACTCAGCATCTCAG
Proteins encoded in this window:
- the CHMP6 gene encoding charged multivesicular body protein 6, with the protein product MGNLFGRKKQSRVTEQDKAILQLKQQRDKLKQYQKRITQQLEREREIARQLLRDGRKERAKLLLKKKRYREQLLDKTENQITSLETMVQSIEFTQIEMKVIEGLKIGNECLNKMHQVMSIEEVERILDETQEAVDYQRQIDELLAGSFTQEDEDAILEELDAITQEQIELPAVPSEPLPEKIPEKVPVKARPRQAELVAAS